AAAACAATATGTGGAAGTGataaaaaagttcaaaaattcgTGTGCAGTAAAAATTACCGAGAAATTCAACATGGTAAATGTACTGAAACATCCCATACCCACCAAAGCAAAAAACATTCGAGCACACGCAAAAAAGTTAATGCCCATTGAACATGGACAACTAATATTAACTACGAGTAGAGGCGTAATGTTACAACAACGAGCAATGTCAGAACACGTCGGTGGTCAAATCATCGCGTTCATATGTTAAGTGCATTTTGAATACAATAGTCTCTTCGTCGACGACGGAAAAGTGAACTATTTTGGTGTCACAATTATTAGCAAGTGGTACAAAACGGTGCAGCGACCTATACAGTGAGACAGTGAGATAAATCAAAAGTGAGCAATGGGgctaataagttcaaaaaagaaACAAGACAATACTGGCGACGCCCAGGTAACCATTTTAAACAGTTTGGAACAGCACACGCTGTTCCATGAAAATAGCGAATTTCTCCTATGGATAATACTGGCCATACTATTGGTATCGGCTGGTTTGAAAATATATGAACAGTACAAAAAGTGCACGCGCGCCGAGGCCCTCAAAGCTGCGAGGTCAGTTGCAGCATTACAAGTGtgaaaaaacatcgttttatgtgAGAAACGAAGATGCTGTGAAGTCATCGAAGTGGCTAAGCCAATGGCTTATACGAAAAGCCTCTCGCACCGAGGGAGGCCCAGCAGACATCACGAATAACCCACTGCTTGATCGCACCGATAAGCAGGTCACAACCGGTAAGGAAGGATATCAACACACCAATGTGACAACTCTAAACGCATCAAGCAACAAGGTAaaagaaatgaaagacaaatgttTATAACTACATAAATTTAAGAGATATGTTTTAATGGAAGCACAAATACTAGAACTAGAGGACAAAATAttagtgctaaaaaatttgcaaTCGCACTTAAAGAAAAATCCTAATAGGAAATTCCTACAAACTACATTATTATCAAAACAAAGCCTACTAAAAATAACCTACAACGAGGTGATTGTAAAATTAGCTAAAATTGAAGAGCAATTATCATTAACACAGCTCACATACTATACGAAATTAGCAAGGTCATTATACGACGAAATTTATGTAATTATTACCCAAAAACTAACCTACTCCCCAGAGAGGAGAATTAAGTTTAAATCGCTAGTAAACGCAGTGATATTTTGTAATCGTACAAAATTATTATACGAATCTAAAATGGCTAGCGTAGTAGAAATAATAAAGGTAATCACGTCCCTGGTTCCACCTTACGATGGAAAACCAGATAAACTTAATAACGTAATATCGTCGTTGCAGGCgtgtaaaggcccatttatacgttgctagtagctgacttgacaatgagcagctactgacccggtggactcgcttgacaattggttgactcgccttgtccgttcacacagtgtgagctgctggcgagaaactagatactacggcacgggtttaccagggatgccaggcgacttttcaaatgtccatcaaatagtcagaaacagcaatcaggtccgaatttgtcaaatgattggtccaaaatcgacttctttattggcagttttcatcttaggttttcagttgaatgtatcatcacacaattttatagcaaaacaaacgctgatcgtgtttaaaaatacatactttgtgctgaatttctttgaactgaaggtactatccgaaaaagcagaaagagaaaaggattcgggccaggaattagatgcaaagaaaaggagcaacaaatacaatattgaaggaactctacgatgaggatccccgagattacagagcagtgttgataataacacctgaacaagtgaaaaaactgttggatttaattgctccacgaatacaacgccaagatacagtcatgagggatgctgtacctgcaagagttaaattagaaatgacattgatgtgcctttgttttggaatatcgttgggattgttgtcgatattttttagaatctcgaaaacatccatagctcagataattccgaaaggatgtgatgttataaatggtagtctaaaagatttttttttttaattttatttattttgtgaaatgaaaatgatagtcgatttgcaggtgcaataaatacgcttcaaaaattttaataatgaatgaaaatgtacttttttaaatcgaatatgtattctgtttcttagaacaatacttttttttgtaagttgtgatctgataatgattctatattagagattctcaagaaaactatctcaaaaagaaagcgtgccccgccagcgtgcaaaacgaaataacaattatttcgtttagaaactatgagggttttatttgtttttccaataattttcaagtctataaatatcttcacatattttcaaatatcttaaaaatagagacatttcattacatttggcatcactgattcgaacgctaaattctgtttttgacgttgtgaagcatgcaagtgcgagtaaattcaaaaaactttgaagtagctcgcacgccggatcacacatgacaataactggcatgatgtgttcacacggtgtgagtagctgcactgcagtaactgactagaccgactcgtatgcttactcgcaccgtctgaacccggcttaagccACTGATCAACAACGATAATAATGCAGCAGCAATACAAACAATCCTTTCACGTATGGAAGGAAAAGCACGAGCTGCAATAACAGAAACTCCAAACAGTATCGACACCATCATAACAAAACTGAAAGAAAAATGCCAAATTGCAGTCGAGCCGAACACGTTAATCGCGAAACTAAATGCAACTAAGCAGAGCGACAGTTTCGTTAAATTCTCAGaggaaattgaaaaactaactctCAATTTGGAACGTGCGTATTTAAACGAAAACGTTCCACTAGAAACGGCTACAAAACTTGCCACGAATGCTGGATTAAAAGCATTATCAACTGGCGCTAGAAACAACGAAATAAAACAACTACTTAAATACAGAGAATTCAACTCTCTAACCAAAGCAATAGAAAAGGCTTCAGAGATAGAATCTGAAAAATTACTAAGTGATTCAGCAAAAGTATTCGCTTACAATAAACGAAACAATAACAGAGGACCGGGAAATCAGTCTCAAAATAGATATACGtatcaaaataataaatatggCAACCAAAATTACCAAAATCAAAATCGTGGATATCGAAATCCACAATTTAACAATCCAAATCTGCGCCAACAAAACAGAAATaaccaaacacaacaaaacaactggCGGCAAAATTCATTTACCAATCAACAAATTAATTCAAGATCGCCAAGAAACCAAAATTTTCACTTCAACCAAACACTGCATGTATTGGCACCACTGCTTCCATTGATCCCACAATTCCTCCACAATGAGTTCGTCCCAGTCCGTTCCGGTTCTCCAAATCTGTTGCATGAGAATCTTCCCATGCACCACGAAGTGTGAAATGAGTCCCAATGGGTCAAATAGGGACATTACAGTTCGCAGAACCTGTCGTTTGCTAGGAATGGTTCTACTCTCGACAAGTTCCCTAATCTCCTCCTTCATATTGCTCAAGTCAAAGCTAAAGACATCGTCTGCTGGCCTCCAGGTCAATCCCAGCACCCGTTCAGACTCTGGTGATTTGTCCAGGTTCATGGATACCTGCTGGCGTTCTTCCGTTTCTCCGATTCTCGCTAGGACTTCGACTGATTTAGAGCAGAAGTTACGGATATCGAATCCTGCTTGAGAATGGACGAATTTCACTTCGTTAACCAACTGGACGGCCTCCTTTTCTGTGTCTACGCTGTCCAGAAAATCATCCACGTAGTGGTTATCTGTTATGGCTTTCACCGCTCTCGGAAAGGATCTCGCGAATTCCGTTGCATTTTTGTTCTTTACGTACTGTGCCAGACTCGGCGAGCATGTCGCTCCAAACGTCGCAACGTCCATAGTATATATCTGGGGTTCTGACCCAGGGCATGATCGATAAATGAATCGCTGGGCCTGCTTGTCTTCGTCTCGAATCCAAATCTGATGGAACATCTCTCTTATGTCGCCTACTATTGCGATGTTCCCTTGTCTGAACCGTAGTAATACCTCCATCAGGGCTACCAGCAGATCAGGACCTTTTAATAGCATGTCGTTAAACGACACTCCTCCTGTTCGTGCTTTAGCGTCCCATATCAACCGCAACTTATTCGGTTTCTTCGGGTTCTGTATAACTCCCAAAGGTAGATACCAGACCTTATTTGGGTTCGTAGATCGAAGTTCTTCTGGCGTAGTTCGATGAGCATAACCCTTCACTTCATATTCCATTATCTGGTTTCTCACCTTTACTTCAAGAACTGGATCTCGACTTAGTCGTTTCTCCAACGCATGCAATCGCCGCAATGCCATCGGATAGCTATCGGGAAAGCAGATGTTGTTGAACCTCCAAAGCAGCCCTGTCTCGAAATCACCTTTGACACGTCGTGTGGTTGCTTCCATTATTCTCTGCGCTCATTTGTCTTCTTCTGGTTCGGGTTTAACGTTTAACTCGACTCTTCAACGGCAAAAAATTGCTTCATCCACTGATGCAGATCGCGAATTTGCACCTCACCAGCTAGATGTAGGTTCAACTGCTCCATCGCTGTACCGCTGTCGGAGTTTTTCCCGAATATGCACCATCCGAGACGTGTCTTTGTTGCTACCGGTTCATTGTCTTTTCCTTCTCGTGTTCGCAATGCAGTTAGTAGTCGTATGTGTTCTATACCGATGATGATGCCCGGGATCGCATCCTCGTAACTGCGAACCGGAAGTCCCTTCAGATGATGGTAGGTTTGGACTAGATCCTCATAGCGCATCGTTTGCGCAGGTAACTGGAGCTGCTGAACCGTTCTCACGTTATGGAGTTTAAACTTCTTACCATCCCCGCAGATTACTATACTGATTCGTtgagattctttttttttcccgcGAGATATCGCCTGTCCAACTCAGACAGAAACCGTCGGTTGGCCCCTTGATGCCTAGAGCGGACGCGATTTTGTTTTCCAGAAGGATAGAATTCGATCCATCGTCCAGGAACGCATAAGTACTGACATGTTTTCCATTTCCATGTATAGTAACTGGCAAATAACGGAATAAAGAATAAGACCTAGAGCGATGTGGATTTTGATGTACAACAGTGTCTGTATTCCCTGTAGTTCTCGCTGTGTTCGTCTTTTCCGAACTGCTCGTTGGATGTAGTATATATTCTACATCCGTTAATGCCACACTCCTTTTTGGTACGACATGGCCATTTGCGGTGTGGTACAAGGCAACTCCTACACAGGTTCTTCTCTTTAACTGCCTTCCACCTACCGTCAACATCGAGCGCTTTGAATTGGATGCAGTTCGCGATCTCGTGATGTTCTTTACCGCAATACACACAGGTCTTCTTTGGCTGTTCCATTGGCGTCTTcattttctcggctaattcagagTTCCTCTCCTGCTGATCCTCAGTATGCATGTACAGCTTCGGTTTTTCTTTAATCGATTTACCAGTCTTCGAGTTCAGTGCGAGGGCGTCCATCGGAAGCGTAACGCCATCATCACAAGCTCGGACATGAAAGCACTAAAGGTCGTTAGGTTGACACAAGAGAATCTGCTCTTGTAGTAAGACCACTGCATCTTGATTTGAGGTGGCAATTTCTCTACTAATTCGTGGAGCAGCGTCGGATTCCACGGATGATCAGGAAGATTGGCGATAGTCATATGATCTACGACGTTTTGTACCGCGAGACCGAAGTTAATCTGCGACTGCAGGTTATCAAATTTTGGGGAAGGTACCGTTCGCAACTTTTGGAGGAGAGAATGTATTAAAATTTCTGGTCGACCATACAACCTTCTAAGTATATCGATAACGAAAGGCACAGACTGTGGCATCAGCAAACGACCCCGAACTGCTTCTAACGCACTACTCTTTAGACAACGCTGCAATCTCGCCAGGTTTTCCGAATCCGTATATCCACACGCTTCTGTGGAGTTGCAGAACGAGCTGTAGAACAACGGCCAGTTCTGCGGATCGCCAGAGAAGTTT
The Toxorhynchites rutilus septentrionalis strain SRP chromosome 2, ASM2978413v1, whole genome shotgun sequence genome window above contains:
- the LOC129768176 gene encoding uncharacterized protein LOC129768176, which codes for MNSTKSARAPRPSKLRGQLQHYKCEKTSFYVRNEDAVKSSKWLSQWLIRKASRTEGGPADITNNPLLDRTDKQVTTGKEGYQHTNVTTLNASSNKHSLVPASECQQSFFRLVPPTRRLVPFAIKARTQNRSRKKRAQQIRMFPVDSINNGARAVGASLSRSSDV